One genomic segment of Terriglobia bacterium includes these proteins:
- a CDS encoding M13 family metallopeptidase, producing the protein MRCTRVLLITLLGTAAALAQSGAPVQKTDSKSAGGGSAAASAPAAEDKQPSRPKSFDLSAMDKTVDPCEDFYQYSCGNWRKNNPIPSDQARWGRFNELAEYNRSVLRQILEKNSAKDSKRNAVQQKIGDMYQSCMDEAGVNAKGAAPLKNELKRIAKISNKSQMIKTVAYLHSLGVPALFGFGAQADLHNASTQIANIGQGGLGLPDRDYYLNKDAKSEETRQKYQAHVANMFVLLGDDAETSKKEAQAVMDIETKLAEAAFERVKMRDPKNRDHKMTVTELAALAPNFEFQQFFAASGAPSFTEVNVVPPDFFQKVNPVIDSVSIADWKTYLRWHLVRSAAPLLSDAFVKENFSFQGQYLNGAKELQARWKRCVQTTDGLLGEALGQPYVNETFGKEGKERMLQMVNALEAALGDDIQSLDWMTPETKKQALVKLQAISNKIGYPDEWRNYGTVKIKRGDLLANAQRARAFEVKRNLKKIGQPLDKKEWGMTPPTVNAYYNPSQNNINFPAGILQPPFFDRNADDAVNFGGIGVVIGHELTHGFDDQGSKFAGDGNLTNWWTDADKKEFEKRTTCVADEYSKFVAVEDVHLNGRLTLGENTADNGGMHIALMALHKQMEKDPKLAESKEGFTPEQRFYIGFAQVWCQNQTPESARLLAKTDPHSPGQYRVIGTVQNSADFAKAWGCKAGQKMVAENACHVW; encoded by the coding sequence ATGCGTTGCACAAGAGTGTTGTTGATTACCCTTCTGGGGACGGCGGCTGCGTTGGCGCAAAGTGGCGCTCCCGTCCAGAAGACTGACTCCAAATCCGCCGGCGGCGGCTCGGCCGCGGCTTCCGCCCCCGCTGCTGAAGACAAGCAGCCCAGCCGTCCCAAGTCCTTCGATCTCTCCGCCATGGACAAAACCGTGGATCCCTGCGAAGACTTTTACCAGTACTCCTGCGGCAACTGGCGCAAGAACAACCCTATCCCGTCTGACCAGGCGCGCTGGGGCCGTTTCAACGAACTGGCGGAATATAACCGCAGCGTGCTGCGCCAGATCCTGGAAAAGAATTCCGCGAAGGATTCCAAGCGCAATGCCGTGCAGCAGAAGATCGGCGACATGTATCAATCCTGCATGGATGAAGCCGGCGTCAACGCCAAAGGCGCGGCTCCACTGAAGAATGAACTGAAGCGCATCGCGAAAATATCCAACAAAAGCCAGATGATCAAGACCGTCGCGTATTTGCACTCGCTGGGCGTGCCGGCGCTGTTCGGATTCGGCGCGCAGGCGGACCTGCACAACGCGAGCACGCAGATCGCCAACATCGGCCAGGGCGGGCTTGGTCTTCCCGACCGCGACTACTATCTCAATAAGGATGCCAAGTCCGAGGAGACGCGCCAGAAATATCAGGCACACGTGGCCAACATGTTTGTGCTGCTGGGCGATGATGCGGAGACCTCCAAGAAAGAAGCCCAGGCCGTGATGGACATTGAGACCAAGTTGGCGGAAGCCGCTTTTGAGCGCGTGAAGATGCGCGATCCCAAGAACCGCGACCACAAGATGACGGTCACGGAACTGGCTGCGCTGGCGCCCAATTTTGAGTTCCAGCAATTCTTCGCCGCCAGCGGGGCGCCCAGCTTCACGGAAGTGAACGTGGTCCCGCCGGATTTCTTCCAGAAGGTCAACCCGGTGATTGATTCCGTCTCCATCGCTGACTGGAAGACCTATCTACGCTGGCACCTGGTGCGCAGCGCCGCTCCGCTGCTCTCCGACGCTTTCGTGAAAGAGAACTTCAGCTTTCAGGGCCAATACCTGAACGGGGCCAAAGAGCTGCAGGCGCGGTGGAAGCGTTGCGTGCAAACCACGGACGGCCTTCTGGGTGAAGCTCTGGGCCAGCCGTATGTGAATGAAACCTTCGGCAAGGAAGGCAAAGAGCGCATGCTCCAGATGGTGAACGCGCTGGAAGCGGCCTTGGGCGACGACATCCAGAGTCTGGACTGGATGACCCCGGAAACCAAGAAGCAGGCGCTGGTCAAACTGCAGGCCATCAGCAACAAGATTGGCTATCCCGACGAGTGGCGCAACTACGGCACAGTCAAAATCAAACGCGGCGACTTGCTGGCCAACGCGCAGCGCGCGCGCGCCTTTGAGGTCAAGCGCAACTTGAAGAAGATCGGCCAGCCGCTCGACAAAAAAGAGTGGGGCATGACTCCGCCCACGGTCAATGCTTACTACAATCCTTCGCAAAACAACATCAACTTCCCCGCCGGCATCCTGCAGCCGCCGTTCTTCGACAGGAACGCTGACGACGCGGTGAACTTTGGCGGCATCGGCGTGGTCATTGGCCACGAGCTGACGCATGGTTTTGACGACCAGGGCAGCAAGTTCGCCGGCGACGGGAACTTGACCAACTGGTGGACGGACGCCGATAAGAAGGAATTTGAAAAACGCACCACCTGCGTGGCCGACGAGTACAGCAAGTTCGTCGCCGTGGAAGACGTGCATCTGAACGGCCGCCTCACGCTGGGCGAGAACACCGCCGACAACGGCGGCATGCACATCGCCTTGATGGCCCTGCACAAGCAGATGGAGAAAGATCCCAAGCTGGCGGAAAGCAAAGAAGGGTTTACGCCGGAGCAGCGCTTCTACATCGGCTTTGCCCAGGTGTGGTGCCAGAACCAGACTCCGGAAAGCGCGCGCCTGCTGGCCAAAACCGACCCGCACTCCCCCGGCCAGTATCGGGTGATCGGCACGGTGCAGAACAGCGCCGACTTCGCCAAGGCCTGGGGCTGCAAAGCCGGACAAAAAATGGTGGCGGAAAACGCCTGCCATGTTTGGTAA